Genomic window (Isachenkonia alkalipeptolytica):
TTACCATAAACAGACCCCGGTTAAACAATTTTTTGTTAATAATGACACAAAGGTAAACCAAAGGGGCCATAAACCAAAGGGGACGGAGGTATTCGGTACATCATGTACCGAATACCTCCGTCCCCTTTGGTTTAAAGTTTTTGTATAAAGTTTTTATCCGCCTCATTAATATGATTGATCAGCCAATCCACCATCAATAGTTTGAGATTATCAACATTTTCTTCGGTAGGACCGGAGGCCTTGAAATCTTGTAAGGTATTATGCAGCTTTTGAATGAACTCCCGGTGCAACCCTTGATGTTCTTGGAGTTTGGAATATCCGTGATCCCCC
Coding sequences:
- a CDS encoding bacteriohemerythrin → MLWWSDSLKTGNVKVDTQHKKIFELGTGVLDLTPESSNETLQETFQELIDYTKKHFAEEEKMMGDHGYSKLQEHQGLHREFIQKLHNTLQDFKASGPTEENVDNLKLLMVDWLINHINEADKNFIQKL